CATCTGTTTGCGTTCAGCTAGTTCAATTTGTAACTGCTGATATAGATCTGCTTGATGAATGGCGATCGCTAGCTGGTCACTGATTTGCTGCAAAAACTCTGCCTCAGATGCTTTCCAATGGAGGTAGTGGGAGCAGGCGTGAACTATGAGTAATCCCCAAACCTTGGTCGAAGAATCTTCCAAGTTTTGAACAATGGGTGCAACCACTTTTGATTTCACCCCAATTTGCTGCATGAACTCAATCAGACACGCCGCCCACTCATCCTTGGCCACATCTGGTAAAATGCGAGGATTCCCTTGGCGATAGTACTCATAACACTCATCAGGGAAACATTCATCGACCCAACGCATTTTATATGTCATGGGATACTCTGGAACCACGGCTTCCTCGATTATCTGTCCCGAACCATCTTGATTTAAGCGGGAGATCAATACGCGGTCGGCTTGAAGAGTTTGCTGTACCTCGACTACTGTAGTTTTCAAAATTTGTTCCAGATCGAGTGATTGACGGATGTGCTGAGTAATGGTACGAATCAAGCGTTCCTGTTCTGCTTGTAATTGCAAGGACTGCTCCAGTTTTTTCCGTCTTGTAATGTTGAAGCAACTGCCAATCAAACGATAAATTCGCCCATCCTCGCTTTGCAGTGGACTCAGGTTAGTAATCCACCAGCTTTCTTTGCCTTTAATTACTAGACGCTCTTCATTAGTGATTCGTTTTCTTGCTATGACGCAGGCACGATAACGAGCAGTCACAGCCTCTGCATCTTCTGGTGACAACACTTGTGCTGGGGTTTTGCCAGCAACTTCTGCTGATAGAAGTCCAGATATGCGCTCGTGGGCAGGGTTAATGCCAACATAGCGAAAGCTGCCATCTTCTAGCACATCAACGATAAAAATCGCAGCTGCAATGCCTTCATAGATACTGCGTAAAAACTGCTCACTTTCTCGTAATGCTTCCTCTGCACGTTTACGATTAGTAATATTTCGCCCAATGCTTAGAACTGTTGCAACGGAACCATCCTCAGCCAACTCCGGAACCAGACGACAAAGCCAATAATTTATTCCTTCAAGGCAGGGAAACTCAGCTTCATAGACCTGCTCCTGTCCGGTTTCAAAGACATGCTCTAAGGCCGCGTGCCAAGGGTTGACAACAGTTTCAGGAAAACCCATTTCTAACTCGGTCTTACCAATCCACTGGGTTGGCGGAATGCCTGTTTCGCTCTCGACACGAGGATTGATATAGCGGAAGCGATATTCTCGATCAACTCGAGAAATCACATCCGGGGCATTTTCCACTAATGCCCGAAATTCATGCTCCCGTAGGCGCAGAGCTTCTTCCGCACGTTTACGCTCAGTGATATCTTCTGTTAATCCGATGTAGCGTAAGAGGTTTCCTGCTTGATCAAAAATTGGAAACACTTCGGCAAACATCCAGCGAATTGTGCCATCCGATGTTATAATCCGATATTCTCGCTGGGCATGTTTGCCTTGATACTGTTGCTCGAGAGATTGCAATACAAATCCACGATCATCTGGATGTACCACTTCTAGCCAGGATCTGGGATTTTGATAAAGGCTCTCACAACTTAGTCCGTAAATCTTTTCGTACCCAGGACTAATATAGAGAAACTGTTGAGAATCAGCAGACCAGACAAATAAAAGTTGGTTGATATTTTCTGCAATCTCACGAAATCGCTCTTCACTTTCTCGCAGGGCTGTTTCAGCTTGTTTACGCTCAGTAATATCTCGAATCAGCCAACGTAGGGCAATGAGTTTTCGGGCATCACGCACAGGAGCAACTGTAATTTCAACCGGAAAAGGCTCACCATTTTTGGGTTGCAGGCTTAGTTCCCAGGTTTGTTTGTCTGGCAGCGATGATAAATTACTTAATTGCGTACGAAATACCTGACGAGCAGATTCTGGAATAAAACTAACTAAGAGTTTGCCAGCTAAAAATCCCAATTCTACAGAAAGTAGCGTTGCGATCGCATGGTTTGCTTCTAAAATTTCCCCTTTAGCATCTGTAACTAGGTATCCATCCGGAGCAAAGTTAAACAAATCTTCATAGCGCTGTTGCTCGATCAGCAAACGGCAATTCTGCTCTTGCCGTTCTTCCTCAAGCACTTGTAAATCCTCAAGAGTGTGTTGCAACTCTTGATTTACTGCTTCTTGATTTGTGCTGTATTCTTCTAATTGCTTGTAAGCTTTCTGTAATGCTTCCTCTGCCTGCTTACGAGCAGTGATATCAACTCCAACCATAGTCACAACCCAGCAACCCCTTGTTTGCTCCCAACGAGAGGTTAAGGTTTCTGCAATCCATCGGAGAGAGCCATTTTTGTGATGAAAGCGATACTCTACTGTAATCGTTTGTCCTTGGGGGATCGCTGCCAACGCTTGTTCATTAATAGCTGCCACATCTTCGGCAGGAACCCGTGATGACCAAACTGTCCCAGTTAATTCTTGGGGAGTATAACCAAAAACTTTTTCACAACCTATGGAACGATAGTCATCTTCCCAAGTATGATCAGGGTAAAGGCGGAAACTGGCAATTGAGGCTTCTGCGGAGTTGAGAATGTCATTGAGTTTCGCTTGTGATGCTTTCAACGCCTCTTCCAGTCGCTTGCGATCACTAATATCTTTGCCAATTCCGACTGTCCAACCATTACTAAGTCGAATATTTGCCCAGGTTGTATCTACGTAGCGGTCGTCTCGACACCTGGTTTTAAAGTCCTGCCATTTTCCGGTTGCAGCTTGAATATGTTCCTCAACCTTTTGACGTTGTTCCAAATCGGGATAGCATTTTGCTAACCAGTCACTCTCTCGAAGTTCGCTTAAAGACCAACCCAGAACACACTCATATTCCCGGTTAATGAATACAGTTTGACCTGCTTGATCACGAATTTTCAACATCACAGGCATGTGGTCAAACAGGGTTTGCAAAATTTCGTGTTGCTGTTGTAGTGTTTCTGTGCGTTCGGCAATTTGAGCTTCTAGAGTCTGGTGATAGTTGGCTAAGAGTTTCTGTGCTTGTTTGCGTTCGGTAATGTCACTAAAAGCTGCGATCGCATAAATAACTGTGCCTGTCTCATCAAAGATGGGAGTTGTCAAAACTTCCAAAGGTACAGTTTTATCGGCTTGACGTAACTCCATATCATCGACCTGAACCGATTCACCCGCTAAAGCGCGCACGATGGGCAGTTGGTCGATGGGGTAAAGCTGGTTGGTTTGGGCTTGATAAGCTTGAAAAAATTGTGATATCTGCTCGGATTTAAGTTCTAATTGAGCGTTGATACCCAGTAACTGCCGTGCCTTCTGATTGCTATAAATGAATTCACCATTGGTATTGTGTGCTGTCACTCCAATCGGTATTGCCTCGAGAATCTGAGTTAACTGACGCTCTCTGGCGCGTAATTGTTGTTCACTTTCGCGCAACTGGGTGTACAATTTGGCATTGTGAAGCGAAATTGCTGCCTGTGCAGATAGTAGTTTTAATGCTTGAAATCGTTCTTTTGTAAATACTCCATTAGTAACATTATTTTCTAGGTATACTATCCCGAGCAATTTTTCTTGATGAAGCAGTGGCAGACACAAAATTGATTTAGTTTGATGTTGATCAATATAAGTATCATTAATAAAATTGCCCTCACGGGTAGCATCATCCACAACTACACTTTCTAAAGTCTGGATCACATAATTAATTACCGATACAGGTAGGCGATCAATGATCGGCAAAGATTGCAACACAATGATTTGCTCGTTTGTGGCAATATCTCTTGTGCCAGAAGCTGCGATCGCCCATTTTTCTGTGCTTGTTGATGCTGTTTGGCAAGGCAAAATTAAATAACCCGTTTGTGCTTCAGCATTCTCAATCAAAATTTTCATTAAGACACTGAGCGATCGCTCGAGTTCAATTTCACTCGCAATTGCCTGATTTGCTCTGATAACAGCTTCTAAATCCGTTGAAGTGCGGCTGTTAGCTAGTGATAGTTCAGATAGTAGCTGGGGATATTGTGTTTCTAACTGTTTTATTTTTGCTGTTGCATCTAAGCGTCTGTAAGCATAGTATGCCTCTGTTATGTAATTGTGAGCAAACCTCAACCTACCGCGCTCCAGATAAAACTTAGCAGCTAATTCATACGCTAAAGCTTCTGCTTGCAGAGATCCATTTACTTTTGCTGTGTCAATCGCTTGCTCATAATATTCTTCTGCTTCAGTGACTTGACCCAGAACTTGCGCTTTCTCTGCCTCAGCCAGTAAGTGTGATGGGGATTTGGTCATGTTCTCCTACACTTGGATACACAAGAAAAATCGGACTTGCGGAGATTTGAGTTGGAATAGCCATGTCAAATAGGGAAACTATACGGTGAATTTATTTACAAAGGATACAAACAGTAGGTATTACACCCTCTTGCCTTTGCAGTATAAAGTGCTTGATTAGCAGTCACAATCAAATTTTTATAAGATTTTTCTGGGGTTGGTATAGAACCTGTGATACCGAAACTTAAGGTGATGTTGCTATTTGTGGTCAAGGAGGGATGGGAAATTTGCACAGTAGCGATCGCCTGCTGAATTCGCTCTACGACCTGCAATGCACCATCCAAAGACTTATCTGGCAAACCAATCATAAATTCATCTGCACCAGATCGGGCGACTAAATCGCGGCTAGGGTCAATGCATTGGCAAATCGCTTGGGCTACTTGTTGCAAACAAGTATTTCCAGTTTGATAGTTGTAGTGATCATTATAAGCCTGGAAATGATCGATATCACAAATAATTAAACAAAGCCAACTTTGTTTGTGGATGAGACGTTGCCATTCCCGCTCCAGGAATTGATCAAAATAGTGGCGATTTGCCACTTGAGTTAATGAATCAATTTTTGTTTCTTTTGGAGATACTTGCAATTGCTGTTGCTGGCAGCGTAGCAGTTGTTGTTGCATTCGAGTTCGTTCAACCCGACTTAGCACACGAGTCACTAGTTCTGGGCCAACAACAGGCTTAGCAATAAATTCATCGGCTCCGGCTGCAAACACTAGCCCAATAGAGCTAGCATCAGTATGAGCAGTAACAACTATTATGGGTAAATCTGCGTATCTTGAGTCTTGTCGCACAACCCGACACAGTTCAAATCCATTAAATGTAGGCATTTCCAAATCTAACAGCAGCACATCTGGTTCGGTAGAGATTAGCACTTGCCAAAACTGCTGCGGATTGCGAACACATGTCACCTGAACTCCCCAAGGTTGCAACAAAGCTGTTAAAGTTTTCAGTTCTACTGGGTCATCATCAACAATCATCACTTTGGCATTGGAGATGGTAGGTGATGGCAGAATTTTAGCGATCGCCTCAAATATTTCATCTGTAGTGGTGGGTTTGAGAAGATAACGACCATTTCCCCAACGAGCAACGGTAATTCGAGTGTCTAAACGATCTTCCTCAGCTAGGGTAAGTACTGGAATTGCCGGAAAATGTACTTTCAACTTTTCCAGTAAAGTTAACCTCGCTGGTATGGAAGTACGATCAAAACTAACTAAAATCACACTCGGAGGATTGTTGGCGATTTGATGCAATGGAGTTGACTTGTCAGCAACCTCGACTTGCAGTCCTCGCATGGGTGCGGCTTGTCGTAGTGATTCACACAACAGATGGTCATCGTCAATCACCAATACTAAAGGCATGATTCCCGCTTGTGGCTGGGAGATTGTAGCAGAGACTGGTGGCTGCTCGATTTCTTGCTGTAACTGTGCTATCTGTTGCAGAATTTGGTTCAATTCTTGCTTACCAAGTTCGGATTTCTCTCTCAATAGGTGTTCAATGGCCCGTGCTAACTCTGAGCCTCTAGTATAGCCAAACGTCCCTAAACCACCTGCCAACCTATGTGCTTCTTCAATGACACGTTCTCGTTGTCCAGAGTCGAAATTGTCAAACTGGAGCGATCGCACGGCTTTTTCCAAAACTTCGATTCTTTCTGGTAACGAAGCCTGAAAATCCTGTGCTACCTCCTCAATCAGCTTTAAGCCTTCTGCCTCTAGATTAATCTCCTCTTGTTCCGGTTCTGTTTTCTCTTGTTTGTCTTGTATATCTGTGTTTGGCGCAACCTTTAATCGGTATCCCAACCGATACACTGTCTCAATTAGCTCCTCCATCATGCCTGCTGCTTTTAGTTTACGCCGCAGGTCTTTAATCAAGTTCGTCACCGCAGCATCTGTAGGTGATTCATCAATTGACCACAGGTGATCAATAATGGCGCTACGGCTGAAAATGCGTTGAGGATACCGTAAAAAAAGCTCTAGTAAGCTATATTCCTTGGGGCTAAGAGTAATAAGTTGTTGCTGATAAGTTACTTGAATCAAGTTTGGATCGAGACACAATTTTCCCCATGTTAGGACTGAAGAAGATATTGCAGTTGCTTGACGACGCAACAAAGCACGAATTCGCGCTATCAGCTGAGATGGTTCGCAAGGCTTTGTGACATAATCGTCTGCTCCCATATCTAAACCGACAACAACATCCTCGTCTGAGTCTTTTGCTGTTAGCATGAGGATTGGGGTTTGGCATCCCTGCTCACGTAACTTACGACATATGCTCAACCCATCGAGTTTGGGAAGCATAACATCCAGCACGATGACGGCGTACTCTCCTTGGATAGCTAATTCCAATCCAAGTTCACCGTCCGTAGCAAGATCGACGGTATATCGATAGGCAGTCAGTGTGCTTAAGAGAAATTCACCTATAGATAGATCGTCTTCGACTAACAAAATTTTCATGAAGGACTAACCTTCACTTATAAGGAATATAAAAACTCCTTAGCAATTTATCTAAAAAATCCTACGAACGTGAATCTATCTACAGAGTTATTTTTATTGGTATTTATAAATACATTTCGAGCAAAAAAGCTGAATTGAAACTAACCTCATATCATGTCCGGATGAACACTTGTAAAAAAACGAAGAACCTCACCGCAATCCTCTCCGAACTCGCACAGAGGGTGCCGAAGGCGGGTGAGGTAATGCAGAAATTATAAGTAATTAGCCGAACATCATATTACTCTCTCAAGAGAGGACACCCCTCTGTTTGCTAAGAAGAGGGGTTAGGAGTGAGTTTTTTTATG
Above is a genomic segment from Fischerella sp. JS2 containing:
- a CDS encoding PAS domain S-box protein; amino-acid sequence: MTKSPSHLLAEAEKAQVLGQVTEAEEYYEQAIDTAKVNGSLQAEALAYELAAKFYLERGRLRFAHNYITEAYYAYRRLDATAKIKQLETQYPQLLSELSLANSRTSTDLEAVIRANQAIASEIELERSLSVLMKILIENAEAQTGYLILPCQTASTSTEKWAIAASGTRDIATNEQIIVLQSLPIIDRLPVSVINYVIQTLESVVVDDATREGNFINDTYIDQHQTKSILCLPLLHQEKLLGIVYLENNVTNGVFTKERFQALKLLSAQAAISLHNAKLYTQLRESEQQLRARERQLTQILEAIPIGVTAHNTNGEFIYSNQKARQLLGINAQLELKSEQISQFFQAYQAQTNQLYPIDQLPIVRALAGESVQVDDMELRQADKTVPLEVLTTPIFDETGTVIYAIAAFSDITERKQAQKLLANYHQTLEAQIAERTETLQQQHEILQTLFDHMPVMLKIRDQAGQTVFINREYECVLGWSLSELRESDWLAKCYPDLEQRQKVEEHIQAATGKWQDFKTRCRDDRYVDTTWANIRLSNGWTVGIGKDISDRKRLEEALKASQAKLNDILNSAEASIASFRLYPDHTWEDDYRSIGCEKVFGYTPQELTGTVWSSRVPAEDVAAINEQALAAIPQGQTITVEYRFHHKNGSLRWIAETLTSRWEQTRGCWVVTMVGVDITARKQAEEALQKAYKQLEEYSTNQEAVNQELQHTLEDLQVLEEERQEQNCRLLIEQQRYEDLFNFAPDGYLVTDAKGEILEANHAIATLLSVELGFLAGKLLVSFIPESARQVFRTQLSNLSSLPDKQTWELSLQPKNGEPFPVEITVAPVRDARKLIALRWLIRDITERKQAETALRESEERFREIAENINQLLFVWSADSQQFLYISPGYEKIYGLSCESLYQNPRSWLEVVHPDDRGFVLQSLEQQYQGKHAQREYRIITSDGTIRWMFAEVFPIFDQAGNLLRYIGLTEDITERKRAEEALRLREHEFRALVENAPDVISRVDREYRFRYINPRVESETGIPPTQWIGKTELEMGFPETVVNPWHAALEHVFETGQEQVYEAEFPCLEGINYWLCRLVPELAEDGSVATVLSIGRNITNRKRAEEALRESEQFLRSIYEGIAAAIFIVDVLEDGSFRYVGINPAHERISGLLSAEVAGKTPAQVLSPEDAEAVTARYRACVIARKRITNEERLVIKGKESWWITNLSPLQSEDGRIYRLIGSCFNITRRKKLEQSLQLQAEQERLIRTITQHIRQSLDLEQILKTTVVEVQQTLQADRVLISRLNQDGSGQIIEEAVVPEYPMTYKMRWVDECFPDECYEYYRQGNPRILPDVAKDEWAACLIEFMQQIGVKSKVVAPIVQNLEDSSTKVWGLLIVHACSHYLHWKASEAEFLQQISDQLAIAIHQADLYQQLQIELAERKQMQLVLQERQAILRAIGDNLPKGFIFQLVHVPDQGVYFSYISAGIEDLIGLKPEAIIQDANVLRSLIYEEDKVVRQKLAQKSLKTLCIFEMQMRFRTLRGNIIWLDVRSTPRRLRDSRTVWDGVGTDITDIKQTEDALRRSEAHLAMAQKVAQIGSWEFDLQSQKINWSQTTFHHWGIEPTQGEPSFAELLERVHPEDRQVLQQHVERAITQGIPYAFDLRIVLPDGSIRYLDSRAEPLVNAQGQVIKLIGTSLDITDRKQTEEALRESEERFRKAFDAAPIGMALVSPQGQFLKVNRSLCDIAGYSEAEMLALTFMDVTHADDLEASLEAMQRMLANEIRVYQAEKRYLHKRGDVIYILLNVSLVKDQHRQPLYFIAQIEDISDRYKVDRMKNEFISIVSHELRTPLTAIRGSLGILETGVFDYEPEQAKEMLQIAFNNSDRLVRLVNDILDLERLESGKTQLVIETCEIADLVQQAIETVQAIAKEAGVQISLMITNMQIWAAPHAIVQTLINLLSNAIKFSPVGGTVWLSTEVLNQEIRKWGDREMGRKVSPHHTDPTTPSPHLPNSYILFAIKDQGRGIPPEKLESIFGRFQQVDASDSRQKGGTGLGLSICKSIVEQHGGHIWVESVLGEGSTFYFTLPLRRGEA
- a CDS encoding response regulator, translated to MKILLVEDDLSIGEFLLSTLTAYRYTVDLATDGELGLELAIQGEYAVIVLDVMLPKLDGLSICRKLREQGCQTPILMLTAKDSDEDVVVGLDMGADDYVTKPCEPSQLIARIRALLRRQATAISSSVLTWGKLCLDPNLIQVTYQQQLITLSPKEYSLLELFLRYPQRIFSRSAIIDHLWSIDESPTDAAVTNLIKDLRRKLKAAGMMEELIETVYRLGYRLKVAPNTDIQDKQEKTEPEQEEINLEAEGLKLIEEVAQDFQASLPERIEVLEKAVRSLQFDNFDSGQRERVIEEAHRLAGGLGTFGYTRGSELARAIEHLLREKSELGKQELNQILQQIAQLQQEIEQPPVSATISQPQAGIMPLVLVIDDDHLLCESLRQAAPMRGLQVEVADKSTPLHQIANNPPSVILVSFDRTSIPARLTLLEKLKVHFPAIPVLTLAEEDRLDTRITVARWGNGRYLLKPTTTDEIFEAIAKILPSPTISNAKVMIVDDDPVELKTLTALLQPWGVQVTCVRNPQQFWQVLISTEPDVLLLDLEMPTFNGFELCRVVRQDSRYADLPIIVVTAHTDASSIGLVFAAGADEFIAKPVVGPELVTRVLSRVERTRMQQQLLRCQQQQLQVSPKETKIDSLTQVANRHYFDQFLEREWQRLIHKQSWLCLIICDIDHFQAYNDHYNYQTGNTCLQQVAQAICQCIDPSRDLVARSGADEFMIGLPDKSLDGALQVVERIQQAIATVQISHPSLTTNSNITLSFGITGSIPTPEKSYKNLIVTANQALYTAKARGCNTYCLYPL